One part of the Gossypium raimondii isolate GPD5lz chromosome 1, ASM2569854v1, whole genome shotgun sequence genome encodes these proteins:
- the LOC105783988 gene encoding uncharacterized protein LOC105783988 produces the protein MGSLGFFEEPFGPLKYPKARRDESVVDDYHGFKVADPYRWLEDCDAEEVKEFVKKQVALTESVLEKCETRGKLHNKITNLFDHPRYTVPFKRGNKYFYFHNTGLQAQNVLYMQVGLEGKPEVLLDPNTLSEDGTVSFKALSISEDAKYLAYGLSSSGSDWVTIKVMRIEDKTVEPDSLSWVKFSDISWTHDSKGFFYSRYPAPKDGENFYSGIQTNVNVNHELYYHFLGTNQSEDILCWRDPENPKHMFSGKVTDDGKYLVLYIDEGCGPVNKLYLCDMSTLPGGLQGFRERNGPLPFVKLIDKFDAQYINVANDDSWFTFMTNKDAPKYKLVRVDLKEPGKWIDVIPENEKDVLESACVVNGNQIITSYLSDVKYVIQVRDLETGSMLHNLPIDIGTVYGISARREDSIVFIGFTSFLTPGIIYQCNLGTKFPEMKIFREISVLGFDRSEFKVNQVFVPSNDGTKIPMFIVGRKDLNLDGSHPCLLYGYGGFNVSLTPSFSVSRIVLARHLGAFFCIANIHGGGEYGEEWHKAGALSKKQTCFDDFISAAEYLISSGYTMPEKLCIEGGSNGGLLVGACINQRPELFGCALAHVGVMDMLRFHKFTIGHAWTCDFGCSDKEEDFNWLIKYSPLHNVRRPWEKLPGRMLQYPSTMLLTADHDDRVVPLHSLKMLATMQHVLCTSLENSPQTNPIVGRIECKAGHGCGRPTHKLIDEAADRYSFMAKVLGASWIE, from the exons ATGGGTTCTCTCGGTTTCTTTGAGGAACCCTTTGGCCCTTTGAAGTATCCAAAAGCTCGCAGGGACGAGTCAGTAGTTGATGATTATCATGGTTTTAAAGTGGCTGACCCTTATCGATG GCTCGAAGATTGTGATGCTGAAGAAGTAAAGGAGTTTGTGAAGAAACAGGTTGCTCTGACAGAGTCAGTGCTTGAAAAGTGCGAAACAAGGGGTAAACTTCACAACAAAATCACCAATCTCTTCGACCATCCGCGCTACACCGTGCCCTTTAAGCGAggcaataaatatttttacttccATAACACCGGTCTCCAAGCACAAAACGTCCTTTACATGCAG GTTGGTTTAGAGGGAAAACCAGAAGTTTTGCTTGACCCCAACACCCTCAGTGAGGATGGAACAGTGTCGTTTAAGGCCCTGTCTATTAGTGAGGATGCCAAGTACTTGGCATACGGGCTTAGTTCGAGTGGAAGTGATTGGGTGACTATTAAAGTAATGCGAATCGAGGATAAAACAGTGGAGCCTGATAGTTTATCATGG gtaAAGTTTTCTGATATCAGCTGGACACATGATAGCAAAGGGTTTTTCTACAGCCGGTACCCAGCGCCCAA AGATGGAGAAAACTTTTATTCTGGGATACAAACTAATGTTAACGTCAATCATGAGCTATACTATCATTTCCTTGGTACAAATCAGTCTGAAGACATTTTATGCTGGAGAGATCCTGAAAATCCAAAGCACATGTTTAGTGGAAAAGTGACGGATGATGGGAAG TATCTTGTTCTGTATATTGATGAGGGATGTGGCCCTGTCAATAAACTCTATCTCTGTGACATGTCTACACTTCCTGGAGGTCTTCAAGGTTTCCGGGAAAGAAATGGCCCACTCCCGTTTGTTAAGTTGATAGATAAGTTCGACGCACAATATATTAATGTTGCTAATGATGATTCGTGGTTTACTTTCATGACAAACAAAGATGctccaaaatataaattagttCGAGTCGATCTGAAGGAACCGGGTAAATGGATTGATGTTATTCCAGAGAATGAAAAAGATGTGCTTGAATCAGCATGTGTTGTGAATGGCAATCAGATAATTACGAGTTATTTGAGTGATGTCAAGTATGTGATCCAAGTAAGGGATTTGGAAACAGGTTCCATGCTGCATAATTTGCCTATTGACATAGGAACTGTTTACGGGATCTCTGCTCGACGTGAAGATAGTATCGTTTTCATTGGTTTTACTAGCTTTCTTACTCCTGGTATAATATATCAATGTAACTTAGGAACTAAGTTTCCAGAAATGAAGATATTTCGTGAGATTAGTGTGCTTGGATTTGATCGGTCGGAGTTCAAAGTCAATCAG gtGTTCGTGCCAAGTAACGATGGCACCAAGATCCCAATGTTCATAGTTGGGAGGAAGGACCTAAATCTGGATGGATCACACCCTTGTTTGTTGTATGGATATGGTGGATTCAATGTCAGTCTCACACCATCATTTAGTGTTAGTCGTATAGTGCTAGCCAGGCACCTTGGTGCTTTTTTCTGCATCGCAAACATTCACGGTGGTGGAGAATACGGTGAGGAATGGCACAAAGCTGGTGCCTTATCCAAGAAGCAAACTTGCTTTGATGACTTCATTTCTGCTGCTGAGTATCTAATATCTTCTGGATATACTATGCCCGAAAAGCTATGTATTGAAGGGGGAAGCAACGGTGGGCTTCTAGTTGGGGCTTGCATAAATCAG AGACCTGAGCTTTTTGGTTGTGCGTTGGCTCATGTTGGTGTGATGGACATGTTGAGGTTTCACAAATTCACCATAG GCCATGCTTGGACATGTGATTTTGGCTGTTCTGACAAAGAAGAAGATTTCAACTGGCTTATCAA GTACTCACCATTACATAATGTAAGGAGACCATGGGAGAAACTTCCTGGTAGAATGTTGCAATATCCATCCACTATGCTATTGACTGCAGATCACGATGATCGTGTCGTTCCGTTACATTCATTGAAGATGTTGGCA ACAATGCAACATGTTCTGTGTACGAGCTTGGAGAACAGTCCCCAGACTAATCCGATTGTTGGACGTATTGAGTGTAAGGCCGGTCATGGATGTGGACGTCCAACACATAAACTG ATTGATGAAGCTGCTGACAGGTATAGCTTCATGGCTAAGGTGTTAGGTGCATCTTGGATAGAGTAA
- the LOC105783981 gene encoding uncharacterized protein LOC105783981: MISRACHALLFNLPYTTRLLGNLAPNLIVKVSAPRKSRHCLNPFFSTASLMGSVSALKEPLEYPIPRRDDSVVDDYHGVKIADPYRWLEDPDAEEVKDFVQKQVKLTESVLQQCEAKDKLREKITKLFDHPRYEVPFKRGNKYFYFHNTGLQAQNVLYVQDSLEGEAQVLLDPNSLSEDGTVSLSSLSVSEDAKYLAYGLSSSGSDWVTIKVMRVEDKSAEPDTLSWVKFSGISWTHDSKGFFYSRYPAPKEGENVDAGTETDSNLNQQLYYHFLGTSQSEDILCWRDPENPKHFVAGGITDDGKYLVLTIGESCDPVNKLYYCDISSLHEGLEGFRNKDGLLPFVKLIDTFDAQYEAIANDDTVFTFLTNKDAPKYKVVRVDLKEPSNWIDVIPEAEKDVLESVYAVNVNKLIVSYLSDVKYVLQVRNLKTGSLLHQLPIDIGSVYGISARREDSVAFIGFTSFLTPGIVYQCNLGTETPDMKIFREISVPGFDRSEYEVNQVFVPSKDGTKIPMFIVGRKNINLDGSHPCLLYGYGGFNISLTPTFSVSRIVLTRHLGAFYCVANIRGGGEYGEEWHKAGALSKKQNCFDDFISAAEYLISAGYTRSEKLCIEGGSNGGLLIGACINQRPDLFGCALAHVGVLDMLRFHKFTIGHAWTSDYGCSDKEEEFHWLIKYSPLHNVRRPWEQHPDQPLQYPPTMLLTADHDDRVVPLHTLKYLATLQYVLCTSLEKSPQTNPIVGRIECKAGHGAGRPTQKMIEEASDRYGFMAKMLGVSWIE, from the exons ATGATTTCACGCGCATGCCACGCGCTCCTTTTTAATCTTCCTTACACTACGCGCCTTCTCGGAAACCTCGCTCCCAATCTAATAGTAAAAGTCTCAGCTCCACGGAAGAGTCGCCATTGCCTCAACCCTTTCTTTTCGACTGCTAGTCTCATGGGTTCAGTTTCTGCGTTGAAAGAGCCTTTAGAGTATCCAATTCCTCGCAGAGACGACTCTGTCGTTGACGATTACCATGGCGTTAAGATTGCTGACCCTTATCGATG GCTTGAAGACCCAGATGCTGAGGAAGTAAAGGATTTTGTTCAGAAACAGGTAAAATTAACCGAATCGGTGCTTCAGCAGTGCGAAGCAAAAGATAAGCTTCGCGAGAAAATCACCAAGCTTTTCGATCACCCACGTTATGAGGTCCCATTCAAGCGAGGCAATAAGTATTTCTATTTCCATAACACTGGACTTCAAGCACAAAATGTCCTTTATGTCCAG gaTAGTTTGGAAGGAGAAGCTCAAGTATTGCTTGACCCCAATTCGCTTAGTGAGGATGGAACCGTGTCTTTGAGCTCCTTGTCTGTAAGTGAGGATGCTAAGTATTTGGCATATGGGCTTAGTTCCAGTGGCAGTGATTGGGTTACGATTAAAGTGATGCGAGTTGAGGATAAATCAGCTGAGCCTGATACTTTGTCATGG GTAAAGTTTTCAGGTATAAGTTGGACCCATGATAGCAAAGGGTTCTTCTATAGTCGTTATCCAGCACCTAA AGAGGGAGAAAATGTTGACGCTGGGACAGAGACCGATTCTAACCTTAATCAACAGCTATACTATCATTTTCTCGGTACAAGTCAATCTGAAGATATTTTATGCTGGAGAGATCCTGAAAATCCTAAGCACTTTGTGGCAGGTGGTATCACAGATGATGGGAAG TATCTTGTCCTAACCATTGGGGAGAGTTGTGACCCTGTCAATAAACTATACTACTGCGACATATCCTCACTTCATGAAGGTCTTGAAGGTTTCAGGAATAAGGATGGTCTTCTCCCATTTGTCAAGTTGATTGATACATTTGATGCTCAATATGAAGCTATTGCAAATGATGACACAGTTTTTACTTTCCTTACCAATAAAGATGCCCCTAAATATAAAGTAGTCCGAGTAGATCTGAAGGAACCAAGTAACTGGATTGATGTCATCCCAGAGGCTGAAAAGGATGTGCTTGAATCAGTATATGCTGTAAATGTTAATAAATTGATCGTCAGTTACCTGAGTGATGTGAAGTATGTGCTGCAAGTAAGGAATTTGAAAACAGGATCACTGCTGCATCAGTTGCCAATTGACATTGGGTCTGTTTATGGGATTTCAGCACGAAGGGAAGACAGTGTGGCTTTTATTGGTTTTACCAGCTTTCTTACTCCAGGTATTGTATATCAGTGCAATCTAGGCACTGAGACACCAGATATGAAGATATTCCGTGAAATTAGTGTGCCTGGATTTGACCGCTCAGAGTATGAAGTCAATCAG GTATTTGTGCCAAGTAAGGATGGTACGAAGATCCCAATGTTCATTGTGGGCAGGAAGAACATTAATTTGGATGGATCACACCCTTGTTTGCTATATGGATATGGTGGGTTTAACATTAGTCTCACACCAACATTCAGTGTGAGTCGTATTGTACTTACAAGGCATCTTGGTGCTTTTTATTGTGTTGCCAACATTCGTGGTGGGGGAGAATATGGAGAGGAGTGGCATAAAGCTGGTGCTCTTTCCAAGAAGCAAAATTGCTTTGATGACTTCATTTCGGCTGCTGAGTATCTTATATCTGCTGGCTATACTCGGTCTGAAAAGTTGTGTATTGAAGGTGGAAGCAATGGTGGGCTTCTCATTGGGGCTTGCATAAACCAG AGACCAGATCTTTTTGGTTGTGCTTTGGCTCATGTTGGTGTGCTGGACATGTTACGATTTCACAAGTTCACCATCG GCCATGCATGGACATCGGATTATGGATGTTCTGACAAGGAGGAAGAGTTTCACTGGCTGATCAA GTACTCACCACTACATAATGTACGAAGACCATGGGAACAGCATCCTGATCAGCCATTACAGTACCCTCCTACTATGCTGTTGACTGCTGATCATGATGATCGTGTTGTGCCATTACACACGTTGAAATACTTGGCG ACACTGCAATATGTACTATGTACAAGCTTAGAGAAGAGCCCCCAAACCAACCCAATCGTAGGCCGCATTGAATGCAAGGCTGGACATGGGGCTGGACGCCCAACACAGAAAATG ATTGAGGAAGCTTCTGACCGATATGGTTTCATGGCTAAGATGTTGGGTGTATCATGGATTGAGTAG
- the LOC105783995 gene encoding L-ascorbate oxidase homolog, with amino-acid sequence MQLHLAVVLLCATSGLFANAGAEDPYRFFDWNVTFGDIYPLGVRQTGILINGQFPGPDIHSVTNDNLIINVHNSLNEPFLISWSGIQQRRNSYEDGVYGTTCPIPPGKNFTYILQVKDQIGSFFYFPSLAFHKAAGGFGGIRILSRPRIPVPFPDPAGDYTVLIGDWYKSNHTNLKARLDRGKKLPFPDGILINGRGPGGASFNVEQGKTYRLRISNVGLQNSLNFRIQNHRLTLVEVEGTHTLQTTYSSIDLHLGQSCSVLFKADQPAKDYYIAVSTRFTSRVLTSTAILRYSNSAGPVSGPPPGGPTIQIDWSLNQARSIRTNLTASGPRPNPQGSYHYGLINTTKTIRLANSAGQVNGKQRYAVNSVSFVPEDTPLKLADYFKIGGVFRVGSISDNPYGGKIYLDTSVMQADYRAFIEIVFQNNENIVQSWHLDGYSFFVVGMDGGQWTTASRREYNLRDAVSRCTTQVYPKSWTAIYVALDNVGMWNLRSEFWARQYLGQQFYLRVYTTSTSLRDEYPIPKNALLCGRASGRHTRPL; translated from the exons ATGCAGCTTCATTTGGCGGTGGTATTGCTTTGTGCCACATCTGGTCTTTTTGCCAATGCCGGTGCTGAAGATCCCTACAGATTCTTCGACTGGAATGTTACCTTTGGTGACATTTATCCTCTTGGAGTTCGCCAAACG GGTATTCTTATCAATGGTCAATTCCCGGGCCCTGACATTCACTCTGTTACCAACGACAATCTCATTATCAACGTCCATAACAGTTTAAACGAGCCTTTTCTTATTTCCTG GAGTGGAATCCAACAGAGGAGGAATTCTTATGAAGATGGTGTATATGGAACAACCTGTCCTATTCCACCAGGAAAGAACTTCACATACATTCTTCAGGTCAAGGATCAAATAGGAAGTTTCTTTTACTTCCCCTCTCTTGCATTCCATAAGGCTGCTGGTGGTTTTGGAGGGATCAGGATCCTCAGCCGACCTCGGATCCCGGTTCCCTTCCCGGATCCTGCTGGAGATTACACTGTTCTTATTGGAGATTGGTACAAGTCCAATCACACG AATTTGAAAGCTCGTCTGGATCGTGGTAAGAAGCTGCCTTTCCCTGATGGAATCCTTATAAACGGTCGAGGACCTGGCGGTGCCTCCTTCAACGTTGAACAGG GGAAAACCTACAGGCTTCGGATATCAAATGTTGGATTGCagaattctctcaatttccgcATCCAAAACCATCGGTTGACGTTGGTAGAAGTTGAGGGAACCCACACTTTGCAAACTACCTACTCTTCAATAGACCTTCACCTTGGCCAATCATGTTCAGTTTTATTTAAAGCTGATCAGCCTGCAAAAGATTATTACATTGCGGTCTCCACTCGCTTCACCAGCCGGGTCCTCACCTCTACAGCAATTCTCCGATATAGCAATTCCGCTGGCCCTGTCTCTGGTCCTCCTCCTGGTGGACCAACTATCCAAATTGACTGGTCCTTGAACCAGGCCCGCTCTATCAG GACTAACCTTACAGCAAGTGGACCAAGGCCTAACCCACAGGGTTCATATCACTACGGTCTCATTAACACAACCAAAACCATCAGGCTTGCGAATTCCGCCGGGCAAGTTAACGGCAAGCAAAGATATGCAGTAAACAGTGTTTCATTTGTTCCAGAAGACACACCTCTGAAACTTGCTGACTATTTCAAAATCGGAGGAGTTTTTCGTGTAGGAAGTATATCCGATAATCCTTATGGCGGAAAGATATACCTTGATACTTCAGTAATGCAAGCTGACTACAGGGCTTTCATTGAGATAGTGTTTCAGAATAATGAGAACATTGTACAGAGTTGGCATCTTGATGGCTACTCTTTCTTTGTTGTTGG TATGGATGGAGGGCAATGGACAACAGCTAGTAGGAGGGAATACAATCTCCGTGACGCGGTTTCTCGATGTACCACTCAG GTGTATCCCAAGTCATGGACTGCCATTTATGTGGCACTTGACAACGTAGGAATGTGGAACTTAAGGTCCGAGTTTTGGGCAAGACAGTATCTGGGACAACAGTTCTATTTGCGAGTATACACCACCTCAACTTCGCTAAGGGATGAATATCCGATCCCTAAGAATGCACTACTCTGCGGTAGGGCAAGTGGCCGACACACCCGACCCCTCTAA